In one window of Gemmatimonadota bacterium DNA:
- a CDS encoding neutral zinc metallopeptidase, translated as MRWNRGGRSENLEDMRGAGGGRFSGGGGGMKLGLGGMLLLLVLSMVFKRDFFQLVGGTGGMAAGAPGQVDAGPVQASAEEETMVEFVSAVLDSTQGFWQAELPRHGTAYREARLLLFRDAIQSACGFAESATGPFYCPGDEKVYIDLGFYDELQRRFGAPGDFAQAYVLAHEIGHHVQNVLGIERQVRQAQQRRPEQQNELSVRMELQADCFAGIWGRDAAAKGMLEPGDIEEGLGAAAAVGDDRLQQMATGHVSPEGFTHGTSEQRMRWFNEGFRSGDLSRCDTFGAGAP; from the coding sequence ATGCGCTGGAACCGTGGCGGGAGGAGCGAGAACCTCGAGGACATGCGCGGGGCCGGCGGTGGCCGCTTTTCGGGCGGGGGCGGCGGCATGAAGCTCGGCCTGGGGGGCATGCTGCTGCTCCTGGTGCTGAGCATGGTCTTCAAGCGCGACTTCTTCCAGCTGGTCGGCGGGACCGGGGGGATGGCCGCCGGGGCCCCCGGGCAGGTGGACGCCGGCCCGGTGCAGGCCTCGGCTGAGGAGGAGACGATGGTGGAATTCGTCTCGGCCGTGCTCGACAGCACCCAGGGGTTCTGGCAGGCCGAGCTGCCCCGCCACGGGACCGCGTACCGCGAGGCCAGGCTGCTGCTCTTCCGGGACGCGATTCAGTCGGCCTGCGGCTTCGCGGAATCGGCCACCGGGCCCTTCTACTGCCCGGGCGACGAGAAGGTCTACATCGACCTCGGCTTCTACGACGAACTGCAGCGCCGATTCGGCGCGCCGGGGGACTTTGCGCAGGCCTACGTGCTGGCCCACGAGATCGGGCACCACGTGCAGAACGTGCTGGGCATCGAGCGCCAGGTGCGCCAGGCCCAGCAGCGCCGCCCGGAGCAGCAGAACGAGCTGTCGGTGCGGATGGAGCTGCAGGCGGACTGTTTCGCGGGGATCTGGGGCCGGGACGCGGCGGCCAAGGGGATGCTCGAGCCGGGCGACATCGAGGAAGGCCTGGGCGCGGCGGCCGCGGTCGGGGACGACCGGCTGCAGCAGATGGCCACCGGTCACGTGAGCCCGGAGGGGTTCACCCACGGGACCAGCGAGCAGCGGATGCGCTGGTTCAACGAGGGGTTCCGCTCCGGGGACCTGTCCCGGTGCGACACCTTCGGCGCCGGCGCGCCCTGA
- the rpoC gene encoding DNA-directed RNA polymerase subunit beta' — MIDFRSGREPKSSSFDYISIRIASPEEIRGPRDTKERERLELQGQRYWWSWGEVTKPETINYRSFKPEKDGLFCERIFGPVKDWECHCGKYKRIRYRGVICDRCGVEVTLSKVRRERMGHIELSVPVAHIWFFKTLPSPMGNLLNVTLRDLERVIYYSSYIVIEPGDQDVEANQLLDEDEFLQLRHKAREEGDHAFKADIGAPAVRELLNRIDVKKLAEELRGSVATETSQHRKKQMLKRLKIVDAFLTSGENGDVPNHPAWMILDVIPVIPPDLRPLVPLDGGRFATSDLNDLYRRVINRNNRLQKLIQHKAPEVILRNEKRMLQEAVDALFDNGRRSKAIRGRGKRPLKSLSDMLKGKQGRFRQNLLGKRVDYSGRSVIVVGPELRLHQCGLPKAMAVELFKPFIIHKLVEKGIAETVKRAKKIVEKESPEVYEILEEIIQDHPVLLNRAPTLHRLGIQAFEPVLVEGKAIRIHPLVCAAFNADFDGDQMAVHVPLSFEAQLEARMLMISSNNILKPSDGRPVAEPSQDMVLGSYFLTKLPRGAEEPKDGKPAPAWDKAKHYGSLAEIELALLHRRISFHTAIHFWYQPPRDAAEPKPRWVRSTAGRVLFNSILPRQVVANHGFRNDLMRKKALSELVLQSYREAGLADTVVFLDRLKEFGFRYATQGGISIGVEDLEIPGEKVKLLEEADKRVQRFQRAYNTGQITFGERYNKVIDAWTHANNDVAEAMVNNMRQSRGGFNPVFMMFDSGSRGSRDQIRQLAGMRGLMAKPQKKLTGGIGEIIESPIKSNFREGLTGLEYFISTHGARKGLADTALKTADAGYLTRRLVDVAQDVTITEEDCGTIQGLEISALKEGEDVIEPLKERILGSVASEDVFDPHELDEDGDPRLLVQSGKLIDEELSIRIDEAGIEKVKIRSVLTCEARRGCCRMCYGRNLATMDMVDMGEAIGILAAQSIGEPGTQLTLRTFHIGGASSRIAEEAERRARASGLVKYTSGLEFADVSVEYEDGTTAMVRIALTRDDESADEESKEGILVVDPNDPKRVLNRYPVPEGALIQVKEGDTVQGKNSILYTWDPYNDPSIIKLDGELRWKDLVPGSTLREELDESTGLRSIVVMADPDRELHPSVLVYAPNRKDPQEYILAEGSRIILGSDADQITRAMDLPDEGNPWSTKFKVDEYPINVAWPSKSKKEAKDKTVYLSPAVKISRGVTVTKMPRQAYKTRDITGGLPRVAELFEARRPKDPATISEIDGIVKFGEIKRGKREIYVYPVVEPGRKGEPEPPQLYEVGAGKHLRVHEGDRVRAGDRLTEGPVNPHDILRIKGPRAVQEYLLNEVQEVYRLQGVRISDKHIGTIVRQMLQKVRVTDPGDTDFLEGETVDKLTFRDENERVIKKKGAPAQSEPVLLGITKASLTTQSFISAASFQETTRVLTDAAIRGAKDDLLGLKENIIIGHLIPAGSGIYRYAEIEIEPPAGYEPPPPSEAPVEAPAPVPVALLADDEE; from the coding sequence ATGATCGATTTTCGCAGCGGACGCGAGCCCAAGAGCTCGAGTTTCGACTACATCAGCATCCGCATCGCCTCCCCCGAGGAGATCCGCGGCCCCCGCGACACCAAGGAGCGGGAGCGGCTGGAACTCCAGGGGCAGCGGTACTGGTGGTCCTGGGGCGAGGTGACCAAGCCCGAGACCATCAACTACCGCTCGTTCAAGCCCGAGAAGGACGGCCTGTTCTGCGAGCGGATCTTCGGCCCGGTCAAGGACTGGGAGTGCCACTGCGGCAAGTACAAGCGGATCCGCTACCGGGGCGTGATCTGCGACCGCTGCGGCGTGGAGGTGACGCTCAGCAAGGTGCGGCGCGAGCGCATGGGCCACATCGAGCTCAGCGTGCCGGTGGCGCACATCTGGTTCTTCAAGACCCTGCCCTCGCCGATGGGCAACCTGCTCAACGTCACGCTGCGTGACCTGGAGCGGGTGATCTACTACTCGAGCTACATCGTCATCGAGCCGGGCGACCAGGACGTCGAGGCCAACCAGCTGCTCGACGAGGACGAGTTCCTCCAGCTGCGGCACAAGGCCCGGGAGGAGGGCGACCACGCCTTCAAGGCCGACATCGGCGCCCCGGCGGTGCGGGAGCTGCTCAACCGCATCGACGTCAAGAAGCTGGCGGAGGAACTGCGGGGCTCGGTGGCCACCGAGACCAGCCAGCACCGCAAGAAGCAGATGCTCAAGCGGCTCAAGATCGTGGACGCGTTCCTCACCTCCGGCGAGAACGGCGACGTCCCGAACCACCCCGCGTGGATGATCCTGGACGTGATCCCGGTGATCCCGCCCGACCTGCGGCCGCTGGTGCCGCTCGACGGCGGGCGCTTCGCCACGTCGGACCTCAACGACCTCTACCGCCGGGTGATCAACCGCAACAACCGGCTGCAGAAGCTGATCCAGCACAAGGCGCCGGAGGTCATCCTCCGCAACGAGAAGCGGATGCTGCAGGAGGCCGTCGACGCGCTGTTCGACAACGGCCGCCGCTCCAAGGCCATCCGCGGGCGCGGCAAGCGCCCGCTCAAGTCGCTGTCCGACATGCTCAAGGGCAAGCAGGGCCGGTTCCGCCAGAACCTGCTCGGCAAGCGCGTGGACTACTCCGGCCGGTCGGTCATCGTGGTGGGCCCGGAGCTGCGGCTGCACCAGTGCGGCCTGCCCAAGGCCATGGCGGTGGAGCTGTTCAAGCCCTTCATCATCCACAAGCTGGTGGAGAAGGGCATCGCCGAGACGGTGAAGCGCGCCAAGAAGATCGTGGAGAAGGAGAGCCCGGAGGTCTACGAGATCCTGGAAGAGATCATCCAGGACCACCCGGTGCTGCTCAACCGCGCGCCGACGCTGCACCGGCTGGGCATCCAGGCCTTCGAGCCGGTGCTGGTCGAGGGCAAGGCCATCCGCATCCACCCGCTGGTCTGCGCCGCGTTCAACGCCGACTTCGACGGCGACCAGATGGCCGTGCACGTGCCGCTCTCGTTCGAGGCGCAGCTCGAGGCGCGGATGCTGATGATCTCGTCGAACAACATCCTCAAGCCCTCCGACGGCCGCCCGGTGGCGGAGCCGTCGCAGGACATGGTGCTGGGCAGCTACTTCCTCACCAAGCTGCCGCGCGGCGCCGAGGAACCGAAGGACGGCAAGCCGGCCCCGGCGTGGGACAAGGCCAAGCACTACGGCTCGCTCGCCGAGATCGAGCTGGCCCTGCTGCACCGCCGGATCAGCTTCCACACGGCCATCCACTTCTGGTACCAGCCGCCGCGCGACGCGGCGGAGCCGAAGCCGCGCTGGGTGCGGAGCACCGCAGGCCGGGTACTGTTCAACAGCATCCTGCCCCGGCAGGTCGTGGCCAACCACGGCTTCCGCAACGACCTGATGCGGAAGAAGGCGCTGTCGGAGCTGGTGCTGCAGAGCTACCGCGAGGCGGGGCTCGCCGACACGGTGGTGTTCCTGGACCGGCTCAAGGAGTTCGGCTTCCGCTACGCCACCCAGGGCGGCATCTCGATCGGGGTCGAGGACCTCGAGATCCCGGGCGAGAAGGTGAAGCTGCTGGAGGAGGCCGACAAGCGCGTGCAGCGGTTCCAGCGCGCCTACAACACCGGCCAGATCACCTTCGGCGAGCGGTACAACAAGGTGATCGACGCCTGGACCCACGCGAACAACGACGTGGCCGAGGCGATGGTCAACAACATGCGCCAGAGCCGGGGCGGCTTCAACCCGGTGTTCATGATGTTCGACTCCGGCTCGCGCGGCTCGCGCGACCAGATCCGGCAGCTGGCCGGCATGCGCGGCCTGATGGCCAAGCCGCAGAAGAAGCTGACCGGCGGCATCGGCGAGATCATCGAGAGCCCGATCAAGTCGAACTTCCGCGAGGGCCTGACCGGCCTCGAGTACTTCATCTCCACCCACGGCGCCCGGAAGGGCCTGGCCGACACGGCGCTCAAGACCGCCGACGCCGGCTACCTGACCCGCCGCCTGGTGGACGTGGCCCAGGACGTGACGATCACCGAGGAGGACTGCGGCACCATCCAGGGCCTCGAGATCTCGGCGCTCAAGGAGGGCGAGGACGTCATCGAGCCGCTCAAGGAGCGGATCCTCGGCAGCGTCGCGTCCGAGGACGTGTTCGATCCGCATGAGCTCGACGAGGACGGCGACCCGCGCCTGCTGGTGCAGTCGGGCAAGCTGATCGACGAGGAACTGTCGATCCGCATCGACGAGGCCGGGATCGAAAAGGTCAAGATCCGCTCGGTGCTCACCTGCGAGGCGCGGCGCGGCTGCTGCCGCATGTGCTACGGCCGCAACCTGGCCACCATGGACATGGTCGACATGGGCGAGGCCATCGGCATCCTGGCCGCCCAGTCCATCGGCGAGCCGGGCACCCAGCTGACGCTGCGCACGTTCCACATCGGCGGCGCCTCGTCGCGCATCGCCGAGGAGGCGGAACGCCGCGCCCGGGCCAGCGGCCTGGTGAAGTACACCAGCGGCCTGGAGTTCGCCGACGTGTCCGTCGAGTACGAGGACGGCACCACGGCCATGGTGCGCATCGCCCTGACCCGCGACGACGAGTCGGCGGACGAGGAGTCGAAGGAAGGCATCCTCGTGGTGGACCCGAACGATCCCAAGCGGGTGCTCAACCGCTACCCGGTGCCCGAGGGCGCGCTCATCCAGGTCAAGGAGGGCGACACGGTGCAGGGGAAGAACTCGATCCTCTACACCTGGGACCCGTACAACGACCCCAGCATCATCAAGCTCGACGGCGAGCTCCGCTGGAAGGACCTGGTCCCCGGCTCCACGCTGCGCGAGGAGCTGGACGAGTCCACCGGCCTCCGCTCGATCGTCGTCATGGCCGACCCCGACCGCGAGCTGCACCCGTCGGTCCTGGTCTACGCCCCGAACCGGAAGGACCCGCAGGAGTACATCCTCGCGGAAGGCTCCCGGATCATCCTGGGCAGCGACGCCGACCAGATCACCCGGGCCATGGACCTGCCGGACGAGGGGAACCCCTGGTCCACCAAGTTCAAGGTCGACGAGTACCCGATCAACGTCGCCTGGCCGAGCAAGAGCAAGAAGGAAGCGAAGGACAAGACCGTCTACCTCTCGCCCGCGGTGAAGATCTCGCGCGGCGTGACCGTGACCAAGATGCCGCGGCAGGCCTACAAGACCCGCGACATCACCGGCGGCCTCCCCCGCGTGGCCGAGCTGTTCGAGGCCCGGCGGCCCAAGGACCCGGCCACGATCTCCGAGATCGACGGCATCGTGAAGTTCGGCGAGATCAAGCGCGGCAAGCGCGAGATCTACGTCTACCCGGTGGTCGAGCCGGGCCGGAAGGGCGAGCCCGAGCCGCCGCAGCTCTACGAGGTCGGCGCCGGCAAGCACCTCCGGGTGCACGAGGGCGACCGCGTCCGCGCCGGCGACCGCCTGACCGAAGGCCCCGTGAACCCGCACGACATCCTGCGGATCAAGGGCCCCCGCGCGGTGCAGGAGTACCTGCTCAATGAGGTGCAGGAGGTCTACCGCCTGCAGGGCGTGCGGATCAGCGACAAGCACATCGGCACCATCGTGCGCCAGATGCTGCAGAAGGTGCGGGTCACCGACCCGGGCGACACCGACTTCCTCGAGGGCGAGACCGTCGACAAGCTCACCTTCCGGGACGAGAACGAGCGGGTCATCAAGAAGAAGGGCGCCCCGGCCCAGTCCGAGCCGGTGCTGCTCGGCATCACCAAGGCCTCGCTGACCACGCAGTCGTTCATCTCGGCCGCGTCGTTCCAGGAGACCACCCGCGTGCTCACCGATGCCGCGATCCGCGGGGCCAAGGACGACCTCCTCGGCCTCAAGGAGAACATCATCATCGGCCACCTCATCCCGGCGGGGTCGGGTATCTACCGCTACGCCGAGATCGAGATCGAGCCGCCCGCGGGGTACGAGCCCCCGCCGCCGAGCGAGGCGCCCGTCGAGGCCCCGGCCCCGGTGCCGGTGGCCCTGCTGGCGGACGACGAGGAGTAG
- the rpoB gene encoding DNA-directed RNA polymerase subunit beta, whose protein sequence is MTATRPQIVFSKRDVGMPMPNLLDIQTRAFQSLLVPDDVHGERQDVSLERVFRDLFPISDVNGKYSLEFIAYNLGEPKYSVEECIERDMTYAAPLKATLRLDVFEEVDGQRRLKNAIEKEVYLGELPIMTPLGTFVINGAERVVVSQLHRSPGVVFEEDTHPNGQRLFSARIIPFRGSWVEFTIDIHDVIYVHIDKKKKFPATALLRAFGYGTNAEILKLFFATKDMDITGKLEGRQERRELMGALIAADVPNPEEPGGSPLAIVGDELSTERLNQLRHVGVKQVTVFAGYTTIDLRDDEQPTTTRERARQVLAFDVADPETGEVVAEGGQEVTDALRKKLIKAQITKAEVLLPAGRGESPLIKNTLTKDPTHSEAEALEQIYALLRPGEAPNLETAREALKRLFFNPKRYDLGRVGRYKINQRLKTRIPQNHTVLTEEDFIAIIRYLMDLNDGRGFTDDIDHLGNRRIRSVGELIANQFSVGLSRMARLVKERMSINSDPEKISLDDLVNARTVSAVIQAFFGSSQLSQFMDQTNPLAELTNKRRLSALGPGGLTRERAGFEVRDVHYSQYGRMCPIETPEGPNIGLITSLSTYGRINDLGFIETPYRVVKNGKVTDDIRWLSASEEEGYAVAQANALLDEASKFSEDLVLCRKGDDYPLLPPDRIDFMDVAPEQLVSIAAALIPFLEHDDANRALMGSNMQRQAVPLLFPQSPTVGTGLEGKVAADSGAVIVARRGGTVTRVTADEIIVDSGEQGKVDLTIPLARLTQHDRYRVRKFWRTNQDTAINQRPLVRVGDKVAQGQVIADGAATEAGELALGSNVLVAFMPWYGHNFEDAIVLSERLVKDDVYSSIHIQELELHVRDTKRGQEEITREIPNVSDEALVDLDERGIVRIGAHVKPGDILVGKITPKGETELSPEEKLLTAIFGEKAKDVKDSSLKVPPGMKGVVIDVKIFSRVEDQVVEKDRGERIGEVRRVETDEKARISAVMLEELAQLLEGQEVALMLKAGTVEEAVPAGTKLTRGALAELDLGDVDLKTLRVAHKGANERIRAAIDTAARERAKVEEKAEDQIDKILQPDELPPGVIQLVKVYIAEKRKVSVGDKMAGRHGNKGIVARIVPEEDMPFLPDGSPVDIVLNPLGVPSRMNVGQILETHLGWCATILGFKAKTPVFRGADEHEIGVLLRIAGIQWASRALALKHPAPAPEATGIATVVADLKAVHHNLIEAGIADLSFKGAGPVTKELYGAIKAFLAAAAKELATRELAQRKQELAYHQHRLATATGAEQKAMQKLVKDQEKAVELSAAELLESVGRPALAAIAAGHTEPEDVSKAAEELIRAAGLTPGGKARLRDGRSGQEFEGDVTVGTIYMLKLSHLVDDKIHARSIGPYSLVTQQPLAGKAQFGGQRFGEMEVWALEAYGAAHVLQEMLTVKSDDVNGRSKVYEAIVKGQNLPEPGIPESFNVLVKELQALGLKVTLGTSADGDE, encoded by the coding sequence ATGACGGCAACGCGACCCCAGATCGTGTTTTCGAAGCGGGACGTGGGCATGCCCATGCCCAACCTGCTCGACATCCAGACCCGGGCCTTCCAGAGCCTCCTGGTCCCGGACGACGTGCACGGCGAGCGGCAGGACGTCTCGCTGGAGCGGGTCTTCCGCGACCTCTTCCCGATCAGCGACGTGAACGGGAAGTACAGCCTGGAGTTCATCGCCTACAACCTGGGCGAGCCGAAGTACTCCGTCGAGGAGTGCATCGAGCGGGACATGACCTATGCGGCCCCCCTCAAGGCCACCCTCCGCCTCGACGTGTTCGAGGAGGTGGACGGCCAGCGGCGGCTCAAGAACGCCATCGAGAAGGAGGTCTACCTCGGGGAACTCCCGATCATGACCCCCCTCGGGACGTTCGTGATCAATGGCGCCGAGCGCGTGGTCGTCTCCCAGCTGCACCGCTCGCCGGGCGTGGTGTTCGAGGAGGACACCCACCCGAACGGGCAGCGGCTGTTCTCGGCCCGGATCATCCCCTTCCGGGGCTCGTGGGTCGAGTTCACGATCGACATCCACGACGTGATCTACGTCCACATCGACAAGAAGAAGAAGTTCCCCGCCACCGCGCTGCTGCGCGCGTTCGGCTACGGGACCAACGCGGAGATCCTCAAGCTCTTCTTCGCCACGAAGGACATGGACATCACGGGCAAGCTCGAGGGCCGGCAGGAGCGGCGCGAGCTGATGGGCGCCCTGATCGCCGCCGACGTGCCGAACCCCGAGGAGCCGGGCGGGAGCCCGCTGGCGATCGTGGGCGACGAGCTGAGCACCGAGCGGCTCAACCAGCTGCGGCACGTGGGCGTGAAGCAGGTCACGGTCTTCGCGGGCTACACCACCATCGACCTGCGCGATGACGAGCAGCCCACCACCACCCGCGAGCGGGCCCGGCAGGTGCTGGCGTTCGACGTGGCCGACCCGGAGACGGGCGAGGTGGTGGCCGAGGGCGGGCAGGAAGTGACCGACGCGCTGCGCAAGAAGCTCATCAAGGCCCAGATCACCAAGGCCGAGGTGCTGCTGCCGGCGGGGCGGGGCGAGTCGCCGCTGATCAAGAACACGCTGACCAAGGACCCGACCCACAGCGAGGCCGAGGCACTGGAGCAGATCTACGCCCTGCTGCGGCCCGGCGAGGCGCCCAACCTGGAGACCGCCCGCGAGGCGCTCAAGCGGCTGTTCTTCAACCCCAAACGCTACGACCTCGGGCGGGTGGGGCGGTACAAGATCAACCAGCGGCTCAAGACCCGGATCCCGCAGAACCACACGGTCCTCACGGAAGAGGACTTCATCGCGATCATCCGGTACCTGATGGACCTGAACGACGGCCGCGGGTTCACCGACGACATCGACCACCTCGGCAACCGCCGGATCCGGTCGGTGGGCGAGCTGATCGCCAACCAGTTCTCGGTGGGCCTCTCGCGGATGGCGCGCCTGGTCAAGGAGCGGATGAGCATCAACTCGGACCCCGAGAAGATCTCGCTCGACGACCTGGTCAACGCCCGCACGGTCTCGGCGGTCATCCAGGCGTTCTTCGGCAGCTCGCAGCTGTCGCAGTTCATGGACCAGACCAACCCGCTGGCCGAGCTGACCAACAAGCGCCGGCTCTCGGCCCTGGGCCCGGGCGGCCTCACCCGCGAGCGGGCGGGCTTCGAGGTCCGCGACGTGCACTACTCGCAGTACGGCCGCATGTGCCCGATCGAGACGCCGGAAGGCCCGAACATCGGCCTGATCACCAGCCTCTCGACCTACGGCCGCATCAACGACCTGGGCTTCATCGAGACCCCCTACCGGGTGGTGAAGAACGGGAAGGTGACCGACGACATCCGCTGGCTGTCGGCCTCGGAGGAGGAGGGCTACGCGGTGGCGCAGGCCAACGCGCTGCTCGACGAGGCCAGCAAGTTCAGCGAGGACCTGGTGCTGTGCCGCAAGGGCGACGACTACCCCCTGCTGCCGCCGGACCGGATCGACTTCATGGACGTGGCGCCGGAGCAGCTGGTCTCCATCGCCGCGGCGCTGATCCCGTTCCTGGAGCACGACGACGCCAACCGCGCGCTGATGGGCAGCAACATGCAGCGCCAGGCGGTGCCGCTCCTCTTCCCGCAGTCGCCGACGGTGGGCACCGGGCTCGAGGGCAAGGTGGCCGCCGACTCGGGCGCCGTGATCGTGGCGCGCCGGGGCGGGACCGTCACCCGGGTCACCGCGGACGAGATCATCGTGGACTCGGGCGAGCAGGGGAAGGTGGACCTCACCATCCCCCTGGCCCGGCTCACCCAGCACGACCGCTACCGGGTGCGGAAGTTCTGGCGCACCAACCAGGACACCGCGATCAACCAGCGGCCGCTGGTCCGCGTGGGCGACAAGGTGGCCCAGGGCCAGGTGATCGCCGACGGGGCCGCGACCGAGGCGGGCGAGCTCGCCCTCGGCAGCAACGTGCTGGTGGCGTTCATGCCGTGGTACGGGCACAACTTCGAGGACGCGATCGTCCTCTCCGAGCGGCTGGTCAAGGACGACGTCTACTCCTCGATCCACATCCAGGAGCTGGAGCTGCACGTCCGCGACACCAAGCGGGGCCAGGAGGAGATCACCCGGGAAATCCCCAACGTCTCCGACGAGGCGCTGGTGGACCTCGACGAGCGCGGCATCGTCCGGATCGGCGCCCACGTGAAGCCGGGCGACATCCTGGTGGGCAAGATCACGCCCAAGGGCGAGACCGAGCTGTCGCCGGAAGAGAAGCTGCTCACCGCGATCTTCGGCGAGAAGGCCAAGGACGTGAAGGACAGCTCGCTCAAGGTGCCGCCGGGCATGAAGGGCGTGGTCATCGACGTCAAGATCTTCAGCCGGGTCGAGGACCAGGTGGTGGAGAAGGACCGCGGCGAGCGGATCGGCGAGGTGCGCCGGGTCGAGACCGACGAGAAGGCCCGCATCAGCGCGGTCATGCTCGAGGAGCTCGCCCAGCTGCTGGAGGGCCAGGAGGTGGCCCTGATGCTCAAGGCGGGGACGGTCGAGGAGGCGGTCCCGGCGGGCACCAAGCTCACCCGCGGCGCGCTGGCCGAGCTCGACCTGGGCGACGTGGACCTCAAGACGCTCCGGGTGGCGCACAAGGGCGCCAACGAGCGGATCCGCGCCGCCATCGACACGGCCGCGCGGGAGCGGGCCAAGGTCGAGGAGAAGGCCGAGGACCAGATCGACAAGATCCTCCAGCCGGATGAGCTGCCCCCGGGCGTGATCCAGCTGGTGAAGGTGTACATCGCCGAGAAGCGCAAGGTCTCGGTGGGCGACAAGATGGCCGGCCGCCACGGCAACAAGGGCATCGTGGCGCGCATCGTCCCCGAGGAGGACATGCCGTTCCTCCCGGACGGGTCGCCGGTGGACATCGTGCTCAACCCGCTGGGCGTGCCGAGCCGGATGAACGTGGGCCAGATCCTGGAGACGCACCTGGGCTGGTGCGCCACGATCCTCGGCTTCAAGGCGAAGACCCCGGTGTTCCGCGGGGCCGACGAGCACGAGATCGGCGTGCTGCTGCGGATCGCGGGGATCCAGTGGGCCTCGCGGGCGCTCGCGCTCAAGCATCCGGCCCCCGCGCCGGAGGCGACGGGCATCGCGACCGTGGTGGCCGACCTCAAGGCGGTGCACCACAACCTGATCGAGGCCGGCATCGCCGACCTCTCGTTCAAGGGCGCGGGCCCCGTCACGAAGGAACTCTACGGCGCCATCAAGGCCTTCCTGGCCGCGGCCGCGAAGGAACTGGCGACCCGCGAGCTGGCCCAGCGGAAGCAGGAGCTGGCGTACCACCAGCACCGGCTGGCCACCGCCACCGGGGCGGAGCAGAAGGCGATGCAGAAGCTGGTGAAGGACCAGGAGAAGGCGGTGGAGCTGTCGGCCGCCGAGCTGCTCGAGTCGGTGGGCCGGCCGGCGCTGGCCGCGATCGCGGCGGGGCACACCGAGCCGGAGGACGTCTCGAAGGCGGCGGAAGAGCTGATCCGGGCCGCGGGGCTCACCCCCGGCGGCAAGGCGCGGCTGCGCGACGGCCGCTCGGGGCAGGAGTTCGAGGGCGACGTCACCGTGGGCACGATCTACATGCTCAAGCTGTCGCACCTGGTCGATGACAAGATCCACGCCCGCAGCATCGGGCCGTACTCGCTGGTGACGCAGCAGCCGCTGGCGGGCAAGGCGCAGTTCGGCGGCCAGCGCTTCGGCGAGATGGAAGTGTGGGCGCTGGAGGCCTACGGCGCCGCGCACGTGCTGCAGGAGATGCTGACGGTGAAGTCGGACGACGTGAACGGCCGCAGCAAGGTGTACGAGGCGATCGTCAAGGGGCAGAACCTCCCCGAGCCCGGCATCCCCGAGTCGTTCAACGTGCTGGTGAAGGAACTCCAGGCCCTGGGCCTCAAGGTCACGCTCGGCACCAGTGCCGACGGCGACGAATAA
- the rplL gene encoding 50S ribosomal protein L7/L12, translating into MSTTTLSKDEVLEAIGKMSVLELADLIEAFKAKFNVTVMAAAAAPAAGGAAAAAVEEQTEFSVILKSGGEKKIQVIKVVRELTSLGLKEAKDLVDNGGTIKEGVAKAEATEMKKKLEDQGAVVELK; encoded by the coding sequence ATGAGCACGACCACGCTGAGCAAGGACGAAGTTCTCGAGGCCATCGGCAAGATGAGCGTTCTCGAGCTGGCCGATCTGATCGAGGCCTTCAAGGCGAAGTTCAACGTCACCGTCATGGCGGCCGCGGCGGCGCCGGCGGCGGGGGGCGCGGCGGCCGCGGCGGTGGAGGAGCAGACGGAGTTCTCCGTCATCCTCAAGAGCGGCGGCGAGAAGAAGATCCAGGTCATCAAGGTGGTGCGCGAGCTGACCAGCCTGGGCCTGAAGGAAGCGAAGGACCTGGTGGACAACGGCGGGACGATCAAGGAAGGCGTGGCGAAGGCCGAGGCCACCGAGATGAAGAAGAAGCTCGAGGACCAGGGCGCCGTCGTCGAGCTGAAGTAG
- a CDS encoding 50S ribosomal protein L10: protein MSKVERQAEVDALTAALTGAPSVYVTDFAGLDVAKMTEFRRRLRGAGAKYIVVKNTLAERALESHGITALNAHLKGPTGLVLTQDPLPAAKVLTEFAKEFQKPGIRAGLVDGAPVTTAHIQRLGTIPDRQTLLGMVAGTLSNITASFAGCLEALRDQRAAASNA from the coding sequence ATGAGCAAAGTTGAACGCCAGGCCGAGGTCGACGCCCTGACCGCGGCCCTCACGGGGGCGCCCAGCGTCTACGTGACCGACTTCGCCGGGCTGGACGTGGCGAAGATGACCGAGTTCCGCCGCCGGCTGCGGGGCGCGGGCGCCAAGTACATCGTCGTGAAGAACACCCTGGCCGAGCGGGCGCTGGAGAGCCACGGGATCACGGCGCTCAACGCGCACCTGAAGGGCCCGACCGGGCTGGTCCTCACCCAGGACCCGCTCCCGGCCGCCAAGGTGCTGACCGAGTTCGCCAAGGAGTTCCAGAAGCCGGGCATCCGCGCCGGCCTGGTCGACGGGGCGCCGGTCACCACGGCCCACATCCAGCGGCTGGGGACCATCCCCGACCGCCAGACCCTGCTCGGCATGGTTGCCGGGACGCTGTCCAACATTACGGCTTCATTTGCTGGCTGCCTCGAGGCGCTTCGCGACCAGCGCGCCGCAGCCTCTAACGCCTGA